The DNA region CATAATCCTCGGAAAAGGAGATCCCGCTTTTCGCCTCGTGAAGGCTCGCGAGCACTTCCTGGGTGTTGTTGCCGATGGAAGAGACGATCCCCATCCCCGTCACGACGACCCGCTTCATGGATACTGTCCTTAGCTAATGGAGCCTGCGCTCGGTTGCCGACCGTTCCGGCCCCGCATGGGTCGGACCTGCCGCTCAGCCAACGGCAGGCTGCGCTTCGCCCTTGAAAAGGCCGACGCGGAGGTCCTTGGCGCGATAGATGGTGACGCCGTCGGCTTTCAGCCAGCCATCACCGATACCGAGCACCAGTTTCGAGCGGAGAACGCGTTTCAGATCGACGCCATATTCGACGAGTTTCACATTCGGCAGCACCATGCCGGAGAACTTCAGTTCGCCGGTCGACAGCGCGCGCCCGCGACCGGGCGAGCCGCTCCAGCCGAGGAAAAACCCGAGCATCTGCCAGAGCGCGTCAAGCCCGAGACAGCCCGGCATCACGGGATCGCCCTTGAAATGGCACTGGAAGAACCAGAGGTCCGGATTGACGTCGAGTTCGGCGCGGATATGGCCCTTGCCAAACTCGCCACCCTCTTCGCTGATCGAGGTAATCCGATCGAACATCAGCATGGGCGGCAGCGGAAGCTGAGCGTTGCCCTCACCGAACAATTCACCTCGCCCGCAGGCGAGCAGAGCTTCATAGTCAAAGCTCGACGGGCGGTCTTCCATGCCGTCTCACCACCTGTTCCCGGCTGCCGTCCTGGTGTTCCCGCCGGACCGGCCCCATATTGATACGATGCGCGTCAACGTCCACCCCCGCGCGGGTCGCGGTCTTCCTAACATAGCCCGATTCCGTTCGAAAGCCCGCGAAGTGGCAGGATTCCGACTAGCTGTGATGCACTGCGGGAGGATCTGGATGGTTCGGCGGCTGAAGATCGGGGCACGGGAATGCGCGCGCCTGGCGTGGGTTCTATCGCTTATCGCGATCGCCAGCCTCGCGCTTCCCGAGGCTGGCGCGGCCCGGGACATCTTCTCCAGCCCGGGTCTCGGCCTGACGCCGGTTCCCGTGCCACGCGTGGTTCCGCAGCGCACGCCGAGCGGCGTTCCCGCGCTGGACGCGAACCAGTGCCAGCTCATGGCCGGCACCTGC from Kaistia algarum includes:
- the fabA gene encoding 3-hydroxyacyl-[acyl-carrier-protein] dehydratase FabA, with the protein product MEDRPSSFDYEALLACGRGELFGEGNAQLPLPPMLMFDRITSISEEGGEFGKGHIRAELDVNPDLWFFQCHFKGDPVMPGCLGLDALWQMLGFFLGWSGSPGRGRALSTGELKFSGMVLPNVKLVEYGVDLKRVLRSKLVLGIGDGWLKADGVTIYRAKDLRVGLFKGEAQPAVG